A window from Corynebacterium urealyticum DSM 7109 encodes these proteins:
- the arc gene encoding proteasome ATPase, with protein sequence MTAQNPSDQPSPTARELRLANHRLGAQNEKLTEALKASREKLAEINSRLADMAEPPSTYGTLLQLNGTGKTAEVFTSNRHMRLAVSPLLDRTDLQPGATVRLGENLQVVEVTGFADSGDVAAVVEVVGDRLIVADKLGEEAIVKAARPLQSLITNRELTTGDSVVVDRRSGWAFHMIPRAEVSSLVLEEVPDVSYENIGGLSNQIEQIRDAVELPFLHPEIYRHYGLRPPKGVLLYGPPGNGKTLIAKAVANSLSKSMGSSDKASRFADSYFLNVKGPELLNKFVGETERQIRQIFERARKIAHAGKPVIVFFDEMEAIFRTRGTGVSSDMESTVVPQLLSELDGVEGLDNVIVIGASNREELIDPAILRPGRLDVKIRVDRPDQEAALDILSKHIDASLPLAADLVAEHGGKEEAAAALCRAIAEELFRRDAAHRYVTLHLADGQTKDLYWADFVSGAMLANIVDRAKTFAIKRALSQAASTRDAAAEGGLNTADVLDAITAEINDSENLPDTTNPTEWARISGHATGRVVDITLAD encoded by the coding sequence ATGACTGCGCAGAATCCTTCCGATCAGCCTTCGCCCACCGCCCGCGAATTGCGGCTGGCCAATCATCGGTTGGGGGCTCAGAACGAGAAGCTCACCGAGGCGCTGAAGGCCTCCCGCGAGAAGCTGGCTGAGATCAATTCGCGCCTGGCGGATATGGCGGAGCCGCCGAGCACCTACGGCACGCTGCTGCAGCTCAACGGGACGGGGAAAACCGCGGAGGTCTTCACCTCGAACCGCCACATGCGTTTGGCTGTCTCCCCGCTGCTGGATCGGACGGATCTGCAGCCTGGGGCGACGGTGCGGCTGGGGGAGAACCTGCAGGTGGTGGAGGTCACCGGTTTCGCTGATTCCGGCGACGTTGCCGCGGTCGTCGAGGTCGTCGGCGACCGGCTGATCGTCGCGGACAAGCTGGGGGAGGAGGCGATCGTCAAGGCAGCCCGACCGCTGCAGTCCCTGATCACGAACCGGGAGCTCACCACCGGCGATAGCGTGGTCGTCGACCGCCGCAGTGGCTGGGCCTTCCACATGATTCCCCGGGCCGAGGTCAGCTCACTGGTGCTGGAGGAGGTCCCAGACGTCAGCTATGAAAACATCGGGGGCCTGAGCAATCAGATCGAACAAATTCGGGACGCGGTGGAGCTACCCTTCCTCCACCCGGAGATCTACCGCCACTACGGGCTACGCCCGCCGAAGGGCGTGCTGCTCTACGGCCCTCCCGGTAACGGCAAGACGCTCATCGCCAAGGCTGTGGCCAACTCGCTGTCCAAGTCCATGGGCTCCAGCGACAAGGCGTCCCGCTTCGCGGATTCCTACTTCCTCAACGTCAAGGGCCCGGAGCTGCTGAATAAATTTGTTGGTGAGACGGAACGTCAGATCCGGCAGATCTTCGAGCGCGCCCGAAAGATCGCCCACGCCGGTAAGCCGGTGATCGTCTTCTTCGACGAGATGGAAGCCATCTTCCGCACCCGTGGCACCGGCGTGTCCTCGGACATGGAGTCCACCGTCGTCCCGCAGCTGCTCTCCGAACTAGACGGCGTGGAGGGGCTGGATAACGTCATCGTCATCGGCGCGTCGAACCGTGAGGAACTCATCGACCCCGCCATCCTGCGCCCGGGCCGCCTGGACGTGAAGATCCGGGTGGACCGCCCCGACCAGGAGGCCGCCCTGGACATCCTGTCCAAACACATCGACGCCTCCCTCCCGCTGGCCGCGGACCTGGTGGCGGAGCACGGCGGCAAGGAGGAGGCCGCGGCTGCGCTGTGCCGCGCCATCGCTGAGGAACTCTTCCGCCGGGATGCCGCACACCGCTACGTGACTCTCCACCTGGCGGATGGCCAGACCAAGGACCTGTACTGGGCGGACTTCGTCTCCGGCGCGATGCTGGCCAATATCGTCGACCGAGCAAAGACCTTCGCGATCAAGCGTGCCCTTTCGCAAGCCGCGTCCACCAGAGACGCCGCCGCTGAGGGCGGACTGAACACCGCGGACGTCCTCGATGCCATCACGGCGGAGATCAACGACAGCGAGAACCTGCCGGATACCACCAACCCCACGGAATGGGCTCGCATCTCCGGGCACGCCACCGGCCGGGTCGTGGACATCACCCTGGCGGACTAG
- a CDS encoding tRNA (adenine-N1)-methyltransferase, whose translation MAYTGPFTAGDRVQLTDAKRRHFSITLTPGESFFTHKGEIRHDDIIGADEGTVVESSVGGEYLCFRHLLVDQVLSMPRGAAVIYPKDAAQILVEGDIFPGATVLEAGAGSGAMSSWLLRAVGEHGKVISYEVRQDHLDYAVSNVHNIMGGEPKNWDVRLGDVKEATRETVGEVDRVLLDMLEPWEVLETVRDVLVPGGVFMTYVATVPQLMKVMEGIRELGCFTEPRAWESLVREWKVEGLATRPEHRMNAHTAFLIWARRLADGVTAPRPQRRARR comes from the coding sequence ATGGCATATACCGGACCTTTTACCGCCGGAGACCGCGTCCAGCTGACCGACGCGAAGCGGCGACACTTCAGCATCACCCTGACTCCGGGGGAGAGTTTTTTCACCCATAAGGGCGAGATTCGTCACGACGACATCATCGGTGCGGACGAGGGCACCGTCGTGGAGTCCAGCGTGGGCGGGGAATACCTCTGCTTCCGTCACCTTCTGGTCGACCAGGTGCTTTCCATGCCCCGTGGCGCAGCGGTGATCTACCCCAAGGATGCAGCGCAGATCCTGGTGGAAGGGGATATCTTCCCCGGCGCGACGGTGCTCGAAGCAGGCGCCGGTTCCGGCGCGATGTCCAGCTGGCTGCTACGCGCGGTCGGTGAGCACGGAAAGGTCATCAGCTACGAGGTCCGTCAGGACCACCTGGACTACGCGGTGAGCAACGTCCACAACATCATGGGTGGGGAACCGAAGAATTGGGACGTTCGCCTGGGCGACGTCAAGGAGGCCACTCGCGAGACTGTGGGCGAGGTCGACCGCGTTCTGCTGGACATGCTGGAGCCGTGGGAGGTTCTGGAGACGGTGCGGGACGTCCTGGTTCCGGGCGGGGTGTTCATGACCTACGTGGCTACCGTCCCGCAGTTGATGAAGGTGATGGAGGGCATCCGGGAACTTGGGTGCTTCACCGAGCCGCGCGCCTGGGAGTCGCTGGTGCGCGAGTGGAAGGTGGAGGGCCTGGCAACCCGACCGGAACACCGCATGAACGCGCACACCGCGTTCCTCATCTGGGCCCGCCGCCTGGCTGACGGGGTGACCGCCCCGCGACCGCAACGCCGGGCGCGTCGTTAG